The Bacillus carboniphilus genome contains a region encoding:
- a CDS encoding peptide chain release factor 3: MNKKQQVAERKTFAIISHPDAGKTTITEKLLLFGNVIRQAGTVKGKKSGKFAASDWMDIEKKRGISVTSSVMSFPYENFHVNILDTPGHEDFSEDTYRTLTAVDSVVMVIDSTKGVEPQTIKLFKVCRMRGIPIFTFMNKLDREGKEPLELLSELEEVLGIESYPMNWPVGMGKNFLGIIDRYNEEFVHFTGDEKEEKMPLEQLQQSELKDHPQLQSTEEELMLLDEAGNQFDEEKVMKGELTPVFFGSALANFGVHSFFDTFVKFASPPKPRKTDDGLVSPESETFSGYIFKIQANMNPAHRDRIAFLRVCSGKFERGMSVKITRTNKSIKLNQTQQFLAASRETVDEAYPGDIIGIYDPNIYQIGDTLVGGKESIQYRELPQFPSEMFRKVRVKNVMKSKQFKKGIEQLVQEGAIQLFKQDATEDIILGAVGLLQFEVFEYRMKAEYNVDIEFTMLGDKLPRWLPEPPENKNIYDSRNILVKDRYDRYAVLFESEFTLRFFKDKYKDIELIDLLESNDYKSL; encoded by the coding sequence ATGAATAAGAAACAACAAGTAGCGGAACGAAAGACGTTTGCAATTATTTCTCACCCAGATGCAGGGAAAACAACCATTACAGAAAAGTTACTTCTCTTTGGTAACGTAATCCGTCAAGCAGGGACGGTAAAAGGAAAAAAATCGGGTAAGTTTGCGGCATCCGATTGGATGGATATTGAGAAGAAACGTGGAATCTCGGTTACTTCAAGTGTGATGAGTTTTCCGTATGAAAACTTTCATGTCAACATTTTAGACACGCCTGGACATGAAGACTTTAGTGAAGATACGTATCGAACGTTAACAGCAGTAGATTCGGTTGTGATGGTTATCGATTCGACAAAGGGTGTCGAACCACAAACGATTAAGCTGTTTAAAGTATGTCGAATGAGAGGAATTCCCATCTTTACGTTTATGAACAAACTCGATCGTGAAGGGAAAGAACCATTAGAACTTCTTTCAGAACTTGAAGAAGTTCTTGGAATTGAGTCTTATCCTATGAATTGGCCTGTAGGAATGGGGAAAAATTTCTTAGGGATCATTGATCGCTATAATGAAGAGTTTGTCCACTTTACTGGGGATGAGAAAGAAGAAAAAATGCCCCTTGAACAATTACAGCAATCTGAATTAAAAGATCATCCTCAACTCCAAAGTACAGAGGAAGAACTAATGCTTTTAGATGAAGCAGGAAATCAATTTGATGAAGAAAAAGTCATGAAGGGTGAATTAACCCCTGTGTTTTTTGGAAGCGCACTAGCCAATTTTGGAGTGCATTCGTTTTTTGATACGTTTGTCAAGTTTGCTTCACCTCCAAAACCGAGAAAAACGGATGACGGTCTTGTGTCACCTGAATCTGAAACATTTTCAGGCTATATTTTTAAAATTCAAGCGAATATGAATCCTGCTCATCGCGACCGAATAGCCTTCCTACGAGTTTGTTCAGGAAAGTTTGAAAGAGGCATGTCAGTGAAAATTACCCGTACAAATAAATCGATCAAACTCAATCAAACACAGCAATTTTTAGCTGCTAGTCGAGAAACTGTAGATGAAGCTTATCCTGGTGATATTATTGGTATTTATGATCCAAATATTTATCAAATAGGTGATACGTTAGTTGGAGGTAAAGAGTCTATTCAATATCGAGAGCTTCCGCAATTTCCATCAGAAATGTTCCGTAAAGTTCGTGTCAAAAATGTCATGAAGTCTAAGCAGTTCAAAAAAGGAATTGAACAACTGGTTCAAGAAGGTGCCATTCAATTGTTCAAGCAAGATGCAACGGAAGATATTATTTTAGGAGCTGTTGGATTACTTCAGTTTGAAGTGTTTGAATATCGAATGAAAGCAGAGTATAACGTTGATATTGAATTTACGATGCTTGGTGATAAGCTTCCTCGCTGGTTACCTGAGCCACCTGAGAATAAAAATATTTATGATTCGAGAAATATTTTAGTGAAGGATCGATATGATCGTTATGCGGTTCTTTTTGAAAGTGAATTTACGTTAAGGTTCTTTAAAGATAAATACAAAGACATTGAATTGATTGATTTGCTTGAGTCAAATGATTATAAAAGTCTATAA